A region of Necator americanus strain Aroian chromosome I, whole genome shotgun sequence DNA encodes the following proteins:
- a CDS encoding hypothetical protein (NECATOR_CHRI.G3972.T2), with protein sequence MRGCYRLNSTEDDDDDDECYAMKDEEARKMQPSPLSMVVADIIEFFNVSWNNIHSHYNCGGMSLCRDAKFQDLKMFVDCHEKEQLNIYEQLLNDPERFNKYTRMIDTPDGTVLFDFSKHRISDTTFEKLMELAKSRNVEMMREAMFSGERINFTENRAVLHIALRNRSNTPITVDGKDVMPDVNRVLAHMKDFCEQIISGTWTGYTGEKITDVVNIGIGGSDLGPLMVCEALRHYQIGPNVHFVSNVDGTHIAEVTKKLKPENTLFIIASKTFTTQETITNAETAKEWFLKKAGNASAVAKHFVALSTNVPKATQFGIDPSNMFEFWDWVGGRYSLWSAIGLSIAVHVGFDNFQKLLEGAHAADLHFTSQPLDQNVPVIMAMLGVLYSNIYGAETHALLPYDQYLHRFAAYFQQGDMESNGKFVTRDGNRVDYSTGPIVWGEPGTNGQHAFYQLIHQGTRLIPCDFIAPAKTLNPVRNGLHHQILLANFLAQTEALMKGKSREEAEAELKAANTPAENIDRILPHKVFEGNRPTTSIVLPVVSPFTLGLLIALYEHKIFVQGVVWDINSYDQWGVELGKQLAKVIQPELAASGPVTSHDVSTNGLINFIKSL encoded by the exons ATGAGAGGATGCTACAGATTAAACTCCACGgaagacgacgacgacgacgacgagtgCTATGCGATGAAGGATGAGGAAGCGAGA AAG ATGCAACCTTCACCGTTATCCATGGTTGTCGCCGACATTATCGAATTCTTTAATGTCTCATGGAACAATATCCATAGTCATTATAATTGTGGCG GGATGTCGTTGTGCAGAGATGCTAAGTTCCAAGATCTTAAAATGTTCGTGGATTGTCacgaaaaagaacaattaaaCATCTACGAACAACTATTGAATGATCCGGAACGTTTCAACAAATATAC GCGGATGATTGATACTCCTGATGGCACCGTACTATTCGATTTCTCCAAACATCGGATATCCGACACCACATTTGAGAAGTTGATGGAATTG GCCAAATCACGTAATGTGGAAATGATGCGTGAAGCAATGTTCAGCGGTGAACGCATAAACTTCACCGAAAACCGTGCAGTACTTCATATTGCACTGCGGAACCGAAGTAACACACCTATAACTGTCGACGGAAAGGAT GTGATGCCCGATGTGAATCGTGTCTTGGCTCACATGAAAGACTTCTGTGAACAAATTATCAGCGGAACTTGGACTGGCTATACTGGGGAGAAAATCACGGACGTCGTCAACATCGGTATTGGAGGATCAGATCTC gGTCCTCTTATGGTGTGTGAGGCACTGAGACATTACCAAATTGGGCCAAACGTACATTTCGTCAGTAACGTTGATGGGACACACATTGCAGAG GTTACCAAAAAACTCAAACCTGAAAATACGTTGTTCATCATCGCCTCGAAGACTTTCACCACCCAAGAAACCATAACCAACGCTGAAACCGCAAAAGAgtggtttttgaaaaag GCCGGAAATGCATCAGCTGTAGCGAAACATTTTGTGGCACTCTCAACAAACGTCCCGAAAGCGACACAATTTGGCATCGACCCCTCGAATATGTTCGAATTTTGGGAT TGGGTAGGCGGAAGATATTCGCTTTGGTCAGCTATTGGACTCTCCATTGCTGTTCATGTTGGCTTTGACAACTTCCAAAAACTTCTCGAAGGTGCTCACGCAGCTGATCTACACTTCACCAGCCAACCACTCGACCAAAAT GTACCTGTCATAATGGCAATGTTGGGGGTACTATACAGCAACATTTATGGGGCTGAAACTCATGCACTGCTCCCATACGACCAATATCTACATCGCTTCGCAGCGTATTTCCAGCAGGGAGACATGGAGAGCAACGGGAAATTCGTCACGAG GGACGGGAACCGGGTAGACTATTCCACTGGACCCATTGTTTGGGGAGAGCCAGGTACCAACGGCCAACATGCGTTCTACCAGCTGATTCATCAAGGCACTCGATTGATTCCATGTGATTTCATCGCTCCTGCGAAAACCTTGAATCCAGTACGTAATGGACTTCATCATCAG ATCCTTCTTGCGAATTTCTTGGCGCAAACAGAGGCCCTTATGAAGGGTAAGAGCCGAGAAGAAGCGGAGGCAGAGCTAAAAGCTGCAAACACTCCAGCGGAGAATATCGACAGAATCCTGCCGCACAAG GTATTCGAGGGTAACCGTCCAACGACATCAATCGTGTTGCCTGTGGTTTCTCCATTCACCCTTGGTTTGCTTATTGCTCTCTACGAACACAAAATCTTTGTACAGGGTGTAGTCTGGGATATCAACAGTTATGACCAATGGGG agttgaACTAGGAAAACAGCTAGCAAAAGTTATCCAACCAGAGCTTGCCGCTTCAGGACCTGTTACTTCACATGACGTTTCCACTAATGGTCTAATCAACTTCATCAAATCTCTTTAA
- a CDS encoding hypothetical protein (NECATOR_CHRI.G3972.T1), with protein sequence MNETCKKRKALPYLLDPDDFTESVVAHKMQPSPLSMVVADIIEFFNVSWNNIHSHYNCGGMSLCRDAKFQDLKMFVDCHEKEQLNIYEQLLNDPERFNKYTRMIDTPDGTVLFDFSKHRISDTTFEKLMELAKSRNVEMMREAMFSGERINFTENRAVLHIALRNRSNTPITVDGKDVMPDVNRVLAHMKDFCEQIISGTWTGYTGEKITDVVNIGIGGSDLGPLMVCEALRHYQIGPNVHFVSNVDGTHIAEVTKKLKPENTLFIIASKTFTTQETITNAETAKEWFLKKAGNASAVAKHFVALSTNVPKATQFGIDPSNMFEFWDWVGGRYSLWSAIGLSIAVHVGFDNFQKLLEGAHAADLHFTSQPLDQNVPVIMAMLGVLYSNIYGAETHALLPYDQYLHRFAAYFQQGDMESNGKFVTRDGNRVDYSTGPIVWGEPGTNGQHAFYQLIHQGTRLIPCDFIAPAKTLNPVRNGLHHQILLANFLAQTEALMKGKSREEAEAELKAANTPAENIDRILPHKVFEGNRPTTSIVLPVVSPFTLGLLIALYEHKIFVQGVVWDINSYDQWGVELGKQLAKVIQPELAASGPVTSHDVSTNGLINFIKSL encoded by the exons ATGAATGAAACTTGCAAGAAAAGGAAGGCATTGCCATATTTGCTAGATCCCGATGACTTCACAGAGTCAGTCGTCGCCCACAAG ATGCAACCTTCACCGTTATCCATGGTTGTCGCCGACATTATCGAATTCTTTAATGTCTCATGGAACAATATCCATAGTCATTATAATTGTGGCG GGATGTCGTTGTGCAGAGATGCTAAGTTCCAAGATCTTAAAATGTTCGTGGATTGTCacgaaaaagaacaattaaaCATCTACGAACAACTATTGAATGATCCGGAACGTTTCAACAAATATAC GCGGATGATTGATACTCCTGATGGCACCGTACTATTCGATTTCTCCAAACATCGGATATCCGACACCACATTTGAGAAGTTGATGGAATTG GCCAAATCACGTAATGTGGAAATGATGCGTGAAGCAATGTTCAGCGGTGAACGCATAAACTTCACCGAAAACCGTGCAGTACTTCATATTGCACTGCGGAACCGAAGTAACACACCTATAACTGTCGACGGAAAGGAT GTGATGCCCGATGTGAATCGTGTCTTGGCTCACATGAAAGACTTCTGTGAACAAATTATCAGCGGAACTTGGACTGGCTATACTGGGGAGAAAATCACGGACGTCGTCAACATCGGTATTGGAGGATCAGATCTC gGTCCTCTTATGGTGTGTGAGGCACTGAGACATTACCAAATTGGGCCAAACGTACATTTCGTCAGTAACGTTGATGGGACACACATTGCAGAG GTTACCAAAAAACTCAAACCTGAAAATACGTTGTTCATCATCGCCTCGAAGACTTTCACCACCCAAGAAACCATAACCAACGCTGAAACCGCAAAAGAgtggtttttgaaaaag GCCGGAAATGCATCAGCTGTAGCGAAACATTTTGTGGCACTCTCAACAAACGTCCCGAAAGCGACACAATTTGGCATCGACCCCTCGAATATGTTCGAATTTTGGGAT TGGGTAGGCGGAAGATATTCGCTTTGGTCAGCTATTGGACTCTCCATTGCTGTTCATGTTGGCTTTGACAACTTCCAAAAACTTCTCGAAGGTGCTCACGCAGCTGATCTACACTTCACCAGCCAACCACTCGACCAAAAT GTACCTGTCATAATGGCAATGTTGGGGGTACTATACAGCAACATTTATGGGGCTGAAACTCATGCACTGCTCCCATACGACCAATATCTACATCGCTTCGCAGCGTATTTCCAGCAGGGAGACATGGAGAGCAACGGGAAATTCGTCACGAG GGACGGGAACCGGGTAGACTATTCCACTGGACCCATTGTTTGGGGAGAGCCAGGTACCAACGGCCAACATGCGTTCTACCAGCTGATTCATCAAGGCACTCGATTGATTCCATGTGATTTCATCGCTCCTGCGAAAACCTTGAATCCAGTACGTAATGGACTTCATCATCAG ATCCTTCTTGCGAATTTCTTGGCGCAAACAGAGGCCCTTATGAAGGGTAAGAGCCGAGAAGAAGCGGAGGCAGAGCTAAAAGCTGCAAACACTCCAGCGGAGAATATCGACAGAATCCTGCCGCACAAG GTATTCGAGGGTAACCGTCCAACGACATCAATCGTGTTGCCTGTGGTTTCTCCATTCACCCTTGGTTTGCTTATTGCTCTCTACGAACACAAAATCTTTGTACAGGGTGTAGTCTGGGATATCAACAGTTATGACCAATGGGG agttgaACTAGGAAAACAGCTAGCAAAAGTTATCCAACCAGAGCTTGCCGCTTCAGGACCTGTTACTTCACATGACGTTTCCACTAATGGTCTAATCAACTTCATCAAATCTCTTTAA